CTTTTGATAATGTCTTTCATTTAAGTAGTTAACCTTTTCATGCAGTGATTGATCATGCTTTTTCCAAGCTTCCACTGGATTATCAGTATCCACACGAACGGCTTTAAAGATGGCATCCCACAGTAAGGAAACTTGTTGGTCGCTCGGTGCATCTGGAAAGACTTTAGCAGCCCATGCAGGAGATGGTGCAGCAATAACGGTCCAGCTGACTTTGTCAGATTGAACGGCTTGACGATATTTAGACAAAGCGGTTCCAGCGGCTTTTTGGAAGTTAGAGATACGCTCTGGATTAACTCCTTTTAGTAAGTCAGGGCTAGAAGAAACGATGGCCATAAAGGCGGCACCTTGTTCAACGAATTCCTCTTGTTCTTTTGCACGTAAGGCAGGGTATGTAGTAAAAGCTTCATCTGGTGCTAATTCATATTTTGTTCTGGATACGACATCGTCATTCCAGTTAACCACAACGTTATGTGCACCTGCTTCATAGGCTTTTTTAACAACCTGGCGGACAAATTCTGCAGAATCTAAGGTCGTGTTCACTACTAATGTTTGACCCTTTTGAATATTAACCCCAACTTTAACAGCAAGCTCAGCATATTTCTCAAGGTTCTTTTGAAATTCACTCATATTTTAGTCTCCCTTTTCAGAATCTTCCTTACATATTTTAGCCTTTTTCATGTTAAAAAGAAACTGATAACAGTAGAAAGGCTATAGAGCTCAAATCTAAGCAAAAAAATAAGTAGGGATAGAACTCTCTACTCTAATTTACTGCCGTATACTTTTATATTAAAATAAACACCCGCAGAAAATAATACTAAAAATGTAATAATACCGGACCATGAAGTGGGGGACATAAATTGGGATAATTCCATCAATACCACCATCCTTATAATAGAAAACGATTACATATTAATTATAATAGTAAATAGGTTAGATGTGAACATTTTAGTACAATTTATTGACGAATTTTTGAACATAAGCTGTGAATGCTAGTCTTTGATTTTGGCACTCTGTTGATTGGAACGGAAGGCACGAGACTCCTCGAAAATGCTATCGCATTTTCTTCGTGCGTGGGGGGATTCGTGGATATGAAATTCAATGTCCTGCGGGAGGACGGGGCAGGGGAGACCCCGCTTATCTCTTAGCGCCGAGGAGGCTTCCCGAACCGCCCGCGGAAAGCGAAGTGCCTTTCGTTACAATCAACAGACTACTTTACCACAGCCTATAAAAAAGGATCCTAACTAGGATCCAATGCTGTTTTCTTTTCAAATGAATGAAACATTAGCCAATACAATCCTGCACTTGCAAGTGCCAGCAGGGAAAGTACAAAAAATGTCCACTCATACCCTATCAAAACGGTCAAAGGTATTGATAATGGAGCGATGGTGCGGCTGATTGTGAATCTCAAGCTGGCAGCAGCAAAATATTGCCCTCTCATATGCTCGGGTGCAAGCTTGGAGACAAAGCTTTGTTGAATTCCAGCTCCCATTAACTCTGCAAAGGTAAAGACAGCCATTGCAATGATAAATCCCCAAATCCAATGAGTCTGACTAAAAAGTACAATGGAAATGGCATATATGATAGATGAAAGAACAAATACATTCCGTTCCTTATATTTACCCATCCATTTAGTAATCCCAACCGTTAGTAATGCAACGAGGAAGCCATTTTCTGCAAGAACAATTCCAAAGGCTTGCTCACCCTTAACGGTGAATGACCAGTCTCCGATAGAAAATAGAGTCTGCAAATCGATTACGTCTTTCATATAAACAGGAAATAATAAATCCAATTGCATAAAAGTTTGACCCGCTAAGACGCCTGCAATAATAAAAAGCAAAAAGGTCTTATCTTTTATGATTAATGTGTAGTCCTTTAACTGGTTCTGTAAGAAAAAGTACCATTTTCCTTCCGCTTCCAAGGGGTTGATTTTTTGTATTGGTGCTGTTTCCCGCGTAAACTTTGCTAATATTAAGCCTAGTAACATACAAACAATACCAGCAAAGAGTAACGTTTCAAAACGATAATTCACATAAAAAATTGCCCCTAAAATAGGACCAATAACTACGGCGATATTAATGGAAGTATAGAAAATGGCAAATACATTGCTTCGATCTTTTTCTTCAACGACATCAGCGACCATCGCTTGACTGGCAGGCCAATAAAACGAACCAAATACACCAGCAATCGCGAAGGAAATAAATCCTATCCAAGGAGAATCAAGCCAAGGAGAACTTGCGATTGCAAAAGCTATAAAAGAAAGTCCTTGTCCAAAGGCTGAGAGAACCATCATGCGTTTCCTTCCAAAACGATCGGCACAATATCCACCCATTAAATTGGCCAATACTGAGAAAACCTGTGAAAATACCAACAAAAATCCTGCTTTATTTTTGCCGAACGCCTCAGCGAAATAAATCGTCAAAAATGGAAAGAACATCCAAAACGTAATGTTCATCATGGCTTCGCTAAATAAGCGAACTTTTAAGTTAGGATCCCAATCTCTAATCCTCATGTAGTACCTCCAAAACCAATATGTATGATAGCTAATACATCATACTATCCTCAAATAGGAAAATACAAGAAAAAAGCAGGAGTTTCTGTGCACCTTCTTAGTCAATTAATCCTCCTAATCTTTACAAAGCCTACTATAATTAGTCTCACAGGCAAGCAATGTCTATTTTGACGGCTAAATAAGAAGTCTATACCTTTCCCACGCTGAAACTATGGTATATTAGACGGTACATAGTCAGTAAAGGAGTTCTTAAAAAATGGCAAAAAGTATAGTAATTGCTGAGAAACCTTCCGTTGCACGTGATATCGCAAATGTATTAAAGTGTACGAAGAAAGGCAATGGATTTTTAGAAGGAAACAATTATATCGTTACTTGGGCGCTAGGACATTTAGTAACTTTAGCAGATCCTGAGGTATATGATAATAAATATAAAACATGGAACCTGGAAGATCTTCCTATGCTTCCAGAACGCATGAAATTAGTTGTCATGAAACAAACTGGAAAGCAGTTTAATACTGTAAAAACACAATTAAGCCGTAGTGATGTGAATGAAATAATTGTGGCTACTGATGCAGGGAGAGAAGGAGAATTAGTTGCACGTTGGATTATTGATAAAGCAAACGTTCATAAGCCAATCAAACGTCTGTGGATTTCCTCTGTAACAGATAAAGCGATTAAAGATGGATTCAATAACTTAAAGCCTGGTAAAGCTTATGAAAACTTATATGCTTCAGCAGTAGCCCGTTCGGAGGCAGACTGGTACATCGGTTTAAATGCAACTCGTGCATTAACAACCAAATTTAATGCTCAATTAAACTGTGGTCGTGTACAGACACCAACAGTTGCCATGGTTGCAACACGGGAAGATGAAATAAAAAGCTTCAAACCTCAAACATATTATGGCATTGAAGTTCAAACAGATGGACTTAAATTAACGTGGCAAGATAGAAATGGTAATAGTCGCAGCTTTAATAAAGAAAAAATCGATGCAATCGTTAAATCACTTGGACGTAAAGATGCAACGGTTGTTTTCATTGACCGTAAAGCAAAGAAGACATTCGCACCTGCTCTATATGATTTAACAGAGTTACAACGTAATGCCAATAAAATCTTTGGTTATTCAGCTAAAGAAACCCTAAATATCATGCAAAAACTGTACGAGCAGCATAAAGTGTTAACCTATCCTCGTACAGACTCACGTTATTTATCTTCAGACATTGTTAGTACGCTTCCAGAACGTTTAAGGGCGTGTGGTGCAGGTGAATATCGTTCTCTTGCAAATAAAGTGTTAACAAAGCCAATTAAAGCAACAAACGCCTTTGTAGATGATAAGAAAGTAAGTGACCACCACGCCATTATTCCAACTGAAGGTTATGTGAATTTCTCAAGCTTTACAGATAAAGAACGTAAAATATATGACCTTGTCGTAAAACGTTTCTTAGCTGTATTATTCCCTGCCTTTGAATACGAGCAGTTAACCGTACAAGCAAATATTGGTGATGAAAAATTCATTGCTAAAGGAAAATCGGTTATTAATGCTGGTTGGAAAGAAGTGTACGAAAACCGATTCGATGATGAAGAATCAACTGATGATATAAAAGAGCAGTTATTACCTCGTCTTGAAAAAGGTGATGTATTAATAACAAAGTTAATCGCACAAACATCAGGTCAAACAAAGCCGCCTGCACGCTTTACAGAGGCTACTATTCTGTCAGCTATGGAAAATCCTACGAAGTACATGGAAACAAACGATAAGAAGCTTGCAGATACGTTAAAATCAACTGGTGGACTTGGTACAGTTGCAACTCGTGCTGATATTATTGAGAAATTATTCAATTCATTCCTCATTGAAAAACGTGGTGGAAAAGAAATCTATATCACGTCTAAAGGTCGTCAACTACTAGAGTTAGTACCAGGAGAATTAAAATCACCAGCGACAACGGCTGAGTGGGAACAAAAACTTGAGCTCATTGCTAAAGGGAAACTAAAAAAAGATGTATTCATAAATGAAATGAAAGAACATACAAAAAAAATCGTGGCAGAAATTAAAGCAAGCGATAAAAAATACAAGCACGACAACATTTCCACAAAATCATGCCCTGACTGTGGAAAACCAATGCTAGAAGTAAACGGCAAGAAAGGCAAAATGCTTGTCTGCCAAGATCGTGAATGTGGTCATAAAAAGAATGTCTCACGTGTAACCAACGCACGCTGTCCTCAATGTAAAAAGAAAATGGAACTTCGAGGTGAAGGTAACGGTCAAATCTTCGCATGTGCATGTGGATATCGTGAGAAACTATCTGCTTTTGAAGCACGACGTAAGAAAGAAAGTGGTGGAAAAGTGGATAAACGTACCGTTCAGAATTATTTAAAACAGCAAGAAAAAGAAGCTGAACCGATTAATAATGCTTTTGCAGACTTATTAAAAGGGATAAAATTTGATTAAATGATCAAAAAAGTTGAAGTGTCCATCTAGAAGTTTAGATAGGCACTTCAACTTTTTTGTATTATTGTGCTAAAGTATTATCGCGCTAAAATTCTGACAATTCTGTTGACAATCAAGCTTTTCATCACATACAATAACTATTAGAATAAAAATATTTGAATGGACTGATAACCTATGAGACATCCAAAAACAAAATATTATTCGAATATGTTAATAAAAGAGGCTGGACTCCAAATCTAATCAGAAATGGAATCCAGCCTCTTTCTTTATTCTATTAAAGTGGTAGAGGTGAGAAATGTGATTATGCTAACAGGTCAAAGTTTAACATTGGATCAAATGAAAGAAGTTTTATATCGAAAAGAGAAGGTTTTTGCTTCGGAAAAAAGTATGGATCTAGTAAAAAAGAGCCGTGAAGCGGTAGAGAAAATCGTTTCCGAGCGCAAAGTAGTTTATGGTATTAATACGGGATTTGGGAAATTTAGTGATGTATTAATTGATAAAGAGCACGTCAGGGATTTACAGCTTAATTTAATTCGCTCACATGCTTGTGGAGTGGGAGACCCTTTTCCGGAAATTGTTTCAAAAGCAATGGTTCTTTTACGTGCGAATGCCCTTTTAAAAGGGTATTCAGGCGTTCGGCCAATACTGATTGAGAAGCTTTTAGAACTCGTTAATACAGAAATCATACCGGTCATTCCTCAGCAAGGTTCATTGGGTGCGAGCGGTGATTTGGCTCCTCTCTCCCATTTAGCTTTAGTTCTGATAGGGGAAGGTGAGGTATTTTACAAAGGAAATCGGATGGAATCAATCCATGCGCTTCAAATGGAAGGAATCCTGCCGCTAATATTAGAGGCAAAAGAAGGTCTTGCATTAATTAATGGAACCCAGGCGATGACAGCTATGGGGGTTGTTGGATATCTTGAAGCTGAACAGCTGGCATTTGAAAGTGAGCTTATTGCAGCCATGACAATGGAAGGGCTAAATGGAATCATTGATGCATTTGCTGAGGAAGTTCATGTAGCAAGGGGCTACCAGCAGCAGATTGATACGGCAGCGAGAATCCGCAGGTATTTAAGTGATAGTTTATTAACCACAGTTCAAGGAGAATATCGTGTTCAGGACGCTTATTCCCTAAGATGTATTCCTCAGGTACACGGGGCATCGTGGCAGGCACTTGATTATGTTAAGGAAAAATTAGAAATCGAAATGAATGCAGCTACAGACAATCCACTCATTTTTGATGATGGAGAAAAGGTTATTTCTGGAGGGAATTTTCATGGTCAGCCAATTGCCTTCGCAATGGATTTTATGAAGATTGCAGTTGCGGAGCTTGCCAATATATCTGAAAGACGGATTGAGCGATTAGTAAACCCACAGCTGAACGATCTGCCGCCTTTCCTAAGTCCTGAACCTGGTTTGCAGTCAGGTGCGATGATTATGCAATATGCTGCGGCGTCGTTGGTATCTGAAAATAAAACACTTGCCCATCCAGCCAGTGTTGATTCTATTCCCTCATCTGCAAACCAGGAAGACCATGTGAGTATGGGTACCATTGCCTCTAGACATGCCTATCAAATCATTCAGAATGCTAGACGAGTGCTGGCGATTGAACTCATTTGTGCTATGCAGGCAGTTGAAATTCGCGGGGTGGAGAAAATGGCATGCCAGACAAAGAAGATATATGAGAAGGGGAGAGAGCTTGTTCCTTCTATAAAGAAGGATCGAATCTTTTCAAAGGATATCGAGAGGGCTGCAGAAGGTCTTAAAGAATGGGACCTAAAGAAACTCATTCAAAAATTTGAAAATGTTAAATAATCGAGTAGGAGGGGGTGACTAACCCCCGACCTCTCACACCACCGTACGTACCGTTCGGTATACGGCGGTTCTATTAAGATTGACGTAAAGTTTCATAACGGTTATATAGACTTTTCAACCCTCGTTGACTCCAATATGAGTTATCGAGGGTTTTGTGTAATATTGGGCTACAGGCGATTCTCCAGTATTTCTTTCTGGAGTTGCCCCATTCGTGCGCCTTGTAACCAGGGACGCCTAAACCAATCAGTTTTCTAACTCTAGTTTTAGATTTCTTCCACTGTTTCCATTCGCACATTCTTAGCCTTCTTCTTATCCATTCATCAAATTCTTTGAATTTGCTTGGAGTGTCCGCTAAAGCGAAGTACCCGCACCATCCTGTAAGATAGCGGTTTAACATTTCAATTCTTACCTCAAGTGGGATAGGTTTTGACCGAGAGGTAATTTCTCGAATCTTCGTCTTAAAGCGTTTAATGCTTTGTTTCGCTATTCGCACCTTCGGTTCTTTATTAAATGTGAAACTGAAACCAAGAAATTTCCGTTTCCACGGACGGTCGATTGCCGACTTATCCCTGTTTACCTTCAATTTTAGTTTCTGCTCAATAATCGTCGTAATGGATTCCATCACACGTTCCCCTGCTTTTAATGACTTAACATAAATGTTGCAGTCATCCGCATAACGGACAAACTTATGCCCTCTGGCTTCCAATTCTTTATCTAATTTATCAAGAATTATGTTTGAAAGTAGTGGACTGAGAGGTCCCCCTTGCGGAGTACCTTCCTCCGTTGATTGTACGACCCCATTAAGCATTACACCTGATTGAAGGTATTTCCTGATTAGTTTGAGAAGAATGCGGTCTTCAATTCTCTTAGCGAGTATTCCCATCAGTATGTCATGATTAACCTTATCAAAGAATTTCTCTAAGTCCATATCAATTACCCAGCGGTAACCTTCTTTGATATAACCCTTTGCCTTTCTTACCGCATTATGGGCGCTCCTGTTAGGTCGGAAACCATAGCTGTTTTCAGAAAATGTTGGATCAAAGATTGAGGTTAATACTTGGGCGATTGCCTGTTGGATGAAACGGTCTGTCACAGTCGGTATGCCTAAAAGCCTTATCCCTCCGCCTGGTTTCGGGATTTCGACACGGCGAACAGGAGAAGGTTGATAGTTACCTGTTCTCAAAGTTTCCCGAAGGGAATCCCAGTTTTCATAGAGATGTCGTCGTAGGAATTTTACGGACATTCCATCTATGCCGTGACTTCCTTTGTTCTGCTCTACCCTTTTTAGGGCAGTTAAGAGATTTTCCCGTGATAGAATTAGTTCCATTAACATGATGTTATCCTTTCTACGTGAATGAAGGTTCTGTTTATGCCGACTTTTGCTCCACCCTCCTAGAGTCCCCAACGGATTCACCGCTTCCTCCTTTAGGTAGGTCCTTTCGGATTGTCTGTGTTCAATGCAATCACCGAATGTGCAGACTTCATTCTTTCTTAATAGTTCAGTCCTTCCCATTCTTTCTCGAGTAAGAATGGTACTATGACTTCTGCTGACTTCTGATTGTTCAGCTATCCATTGCTAGATAGTTTACCAAGTGTACTTGGCTTATCAATCAGATCTCCCCGGGTAAGAGTACAGTCTTTCCCTCCATCTATCTGCTTCATTTACTCTGTACCACCTTCGGCAGTAAGGACTTTGTTTTGTGTTGCAAACTCATCCAATGATACCTAGCCTTATATGAAGTTCGTGTTCCTCAGACCGGAGGTTTGCCGCTCGCTTCCTTCAGATTCCGCATCACCGCGGACACCCTTGCGTTAGGCTAACCATTACTACTGCCTTCATGGTTCGGGACTTTCACCCTAGAGACTGCACCCATGCCGGGCGCACAACAAAAAAGGCGTGAAAATTCACGCCTTTTACTCTATGTCTTCTGTTTCAACTCTATTCTTAAATGCTTCTCGTACTACAAGGAACTCTTCGTCCCCAATAGCATCCTTTGAATGCCTTTCAGTTTGGTTATCCTTTGGTAAATTTCCAGGATGACCTTTCTTCTTGTGATTAAAATGTTCTCCACGTGCCAAATTAAACACTCCTTTCGTCTACGAATGTATCATTCCCAAACGAAGGAAATTTATTAGTGAAGATGGGAGGATTAGTGAATTATTCCTCGCTCCCTTTTTCATCAGACTTTACAGGGCTGCACATGCGGTCAATAAGGAAACCGAAAAACACTAAAAAGCCAATTGGAATTACATAATTCAATACATGAATGGTTGTCATCGACTGAACTCACCTCTTTTATTTGAATATTTATAATATTTAGTATATTGTAAAATTGGTAACAATAATTGTCAATTGTCACAAAATAGACAAATTTCACAGTATTTTCTAGCCTTTTTAACCTATATTACAAAGTTTTTCCTTAGGGAAAATATCTCAATTTCGACTATAAAATTCCTTATTTTCCATTAAACTTCCATTAAAATGATAAGCTTTCTACATTTTGCGAAACATTCAAAGGAGTTTTTGTAGAAAAATGGAATAATTTGTGTAAATAAATGATTCGAAAAATTAATATTTCTGACAAAATACAACACGATACTAAAAAAGTACTATATATAATGAACATAGTAATGATTAAGTAGGAAGAGTTGTCTACAAAATATACTGAATAATCAATGATTTATGAGGAATATGAAACAGAAAAAGGCAAACCTATTGAAAAATGGAGACGCAAAGCCGAGGATCTAAGGTATATATTTTACTATGATGGCCGGGCTGCCTGGAATACGAATATGTATTTTTGGGGTGAATGAACGTGGCAATAACGGATGGTATGATGAATGGAATGGATGCAGAATGGTTAGCTCTTATCGTAGAAGCAAAAGCTTTAGGGATTTCGAAGGAAACAATTCTTGATTTTCTTCATCAGAACGAAGTTAGAGATGTACTAGTAAAGAATTGCTAAGATACATAAAGGAACAAAGCATACTACAAAAATAAGGTAGTATGCTTTGTTCGTTTACTTGTCCAGCTGCAGGCGCCATCGGCTCGAGAGAAAAAGATAAACCGCTTTTTCCTCGGTCATAATCCAATCCGTCCAAAAGGCTAAAAATCAACCTTTTTGTCTATGCTTGTCGCCGATAGGCGGGCGCCTTCCGCTTTTCTTTATTCATTATTATTCTGACCGATTCGCCACTTATTAAATTCAATAAAATCGCGAAATTGATCTTTCGATACACCAGAATCCATTGCTTCTTTTACAATGTTCATCCAATCACTATCTAATTCTTCTTTGTTTATCTGTTCATTTATTAGATGTTCAACAGGTACGTTTAATACAGAAGAAATTTTTTCAAGGAACTGAATTGACGGATTCCTTTGCAGGTTTCTTTCCAGAGAGCTTAAATATGATTTAGCAACTCCTGCTTGCTCAGCAAGTTCTGATAATGACATTTTTTTTTCTAAACGAAGTTTTTTAACACGATCACCGATCATTGGGCTCACACACCTAATATTTATTATTACTACAATAATTTTATCAGAAAAGATGGAAAAGTTCCATATTAAGAACGGCTGATTTACACAAAAATATTTCAAAATAGCATAAACTTTTTGAAATAATGGTTTGTTAACGATAATATTAAAGAGTGTTTCCAATTCTGCAAAAATACATAAAAATAATAAAAAAAGGTTGGGAAGATGATGATTGTTCTTAAATCACAGCGGGAAATCGATGCGATGAAAAAAGCAGGAGAAATTCTTGCATCCTGTCATAAAGAAATTGCAAAAATGATAAAACCAGGTGTAACAACCTGGGAGATTGATCAGTTTGTAGATGAATTCCTTGAAAAACACAAGGCAACCCCACAGCAAAAGGGCTATAAGGGATATAAATATGCTACCTGTGCCAGTATTAATGACGAAATATGCCATGGCTTTCCTAGAAAAGAGCCATTAAATGAAGGGGACATAGTCACCATCGATATGGTTGTTAATTATAACGGAGGGCTAGCCGATTCTGCATGGTCCTATGCTGTTGGGAAGGTTTCAAAGGAGACTAAACATTTATTAAATGTTACGAAGGAGGCACTTTATAAAGGAATTGCAGCGGCTGTCCCTGGTAATAGAATCGGAGATATCGGACACGCGATTCAAACGTATG
This Neobacillus sp. YX16 DNA region includes the following protein-coding sequences:
- a CDS encoding aminopeptidase: MSEFQKNLEKYAELAVKVGVNIQKGQTLVVNTTLDSAEFVRQVVKKAYEAGAHNVVVNWNDDVVSRTKYELAPDEAFTTYPALRAKEQEEFVEQGAAFMAIVSSSPDLLKGVNPERISNFQKAAGTALSKYRQAVQSDKVSWTVIAAPSPAWAAKVFPDAPSDQQVSLLWDAIFKAVRVDTDNPVEAWKKHDQSLHEKVNYLNERHYQKLHYTAPGTDLTIELPHNHLWVGAGSVNENGFEFMANMPTEEVFTVPHREGVNGTVASTKPLSYGGNIIDRFSVTFENGRIVGYKAEEGEEFLKRLVETDEGSHYLGEVALVPFNSPISQSNVLFYNTLFDENASNHLAIGSAYAFCIEGGKKMSSEELKENGLNDSITHVDFMIGSDEMDIDGIKADGTSEPVFRKGNWAF
- a CDS encoding MFS transporter — its product is MRIRDWDPNLKVRLFSEAMMNITFWMFFPFLTIYFAEAFGKNKAGFLLVFSQVFSVLANLMGGYCADRFGRKRMMVLSAFGQGLSFIAFAIASSPWLDSPWIGFISFAIAGVFGSFYWPASQAMVADVVEEKDRSNVFAIFYTSINIAVVIGPILGAIFYVNYRFETLLFAGIVCMLLGLILAKFTRETAPIQKINPLEAEGKWYFFLQNQLKDYTLIIKDKTFLLFIIAGVLAGQTFMQLDLLFPVYMKDVIDLQTLFSIGDWSFTVKGEQAFGIVLAENGFLVALLTVGITKWMGKYKERNVFVLSSIIYAISIVLFSQTHWIWGFIIAMAVFTFAELMGAGIQQSFVSKLAPEHMRGQYFAAASLRFTISRTIAPLSIPLTVLIGYEWTFFVLSLLALASAGLYWLMFHSFEKKTALDPS
- a CDS encoding DNA topoisomerase III, with translation MAKSIVIAEKPSVARDIANVLKCTKKGNGFLEGNNYIVTWALGHLVTLADPEVYDNKYKTWNLEDLPMLPERMKLVVMKQTGKQFNTVKTQLSRSDVNEIIVATDAGREGELVARWIIDKANVHKPIKRLWISSVTDKAIKDGFNNLKPGKAYENLYASAVARSEADWYIGLNATRALTTKFNAQLNCGRVQTPTVAMVATREDEIKSFKPQTYYGIEVQTDGLKLTWQDRNGNSRSFNKEKIDAIVKSLGRKDATVVFIDRKAKKTFAPALYDLTELQRNANKIFGYSAKETLNIMQKLYEQHKVLTYPRTDSRYLSSDIVSTLPERLRACGAGEYRSLANKVLTKPIKATNAFVDDKKVSDHHAIIPTEGYVNFSSFTDKERKIYDLVVKRFLAVLFPAFEYEQLTVQANIGDEKFIAKGKSVINAGWKEVYENRFDDEESTDDIKEQLLPRLEKGDVLITKLIAQTSGQTKPPARFTEATILSAMENPTKYMETNDKKLADTLKSTGGLGTVATRADIIEKLFNSFLIEKRGGKEIYITSKGRQLLELVPGELKSPATTAEWEQKLELIAKGKLKKDVFINEMKEHTKKIVAEIKASDKKYKHDNISTKSCPDCGKPMLEVNGKKGKMLVCQDRECGHKKNVSRVTNARCPQCKKKMELRGEGNGQIFACACGYREKLSAFEARRKKESGGKVDKRTVQNYLKQQEKEAEPINNAFADLLKGIKFD
- the hutH gene encoding histidine ammonia-lyase, translated to MIMLTGQSLTLDQMKEVLYRKEKVFASEKSMDLVKKSREAVEKIVSERKVVYGINTGFGKFSDVLIDKEHVRDLQLNLIRSHACGVGDPFPEIVSKAMVLLRANALLKGYSGVRPILIEKLLELVNTEIIPVIPQQGSLGASGDLAPLSHLALVLIGEGEVFYKGNRMESIHALQMEGILPLILEAKEGLALINGTQAMTAMGVVGYLEAEQLAFESELIAAMTMEGLNGIIDAFAEEVHVARGYQQQIDTAARIRRYLSDSLLTTVQGEYRVQDAYSLRCIPQVHGASWQALDYVKEKLEIEMNAATDNPLIFDDGEKVISGGNFHGQPIAFAMDFMKIAVAELANISERRIERLVNPQLNDLPPFLSPEPGLQSGAMIMQYAAASLVSENKTLAHPASVDSIPSSANQEDHVSMGTIASRHAYQIIQNARRVLAIELICAMQAVEIRGVEKMACQTKKIYEKGRELVPSIKKDRIFSKDIERAAEGLKEWDLKKLIQKFENVK
- the ltrA gene encoding group II intron reverse transcriptase/maturase, whose protein sequence is MLMELILSRENLLTALKRVEQNKGSHGIDGMSVKFLRRHLYENWDSLRETLRTGNYQPSPVRRVEIPKPGGGIRLLGIPTVTDRFIQQAIAQVLTSIFDPTFSENSYGFRPNRSAHNAVRKAKGYIKEGYRWVIDMDLEKFFDKVNHDILMGILAKRIEDRILLKLIRKYLQSGVMLNGVVQSTEEGTPQGGPLSPLLSNIILDKLDKELEARGHKFVRYADDCNIYVKSLKAGERVMESITTIIEQKLKLKVNRDKSAIDRPWKRKFLGFSFTFNKEPKVRIAKQSIKRFKTKIREITSRSKPIPLEVRIEMLNRYLTGWCGYFALADTPSKFKEFDEWIRRRLRMCEWKQWKKSKTRVRKLIGLGVPGYKAHEWGNSRKKYWRIACSPILHKTLDNSYWSQRGLKSLYNRYETLRQS
- a CDS encoding anti-repressor SinI family protein codes for the protein MNVAITDGMMNGMDAEWLALIVEAKALGISKETILDFLHQNEVRDVLVKNC
- a CDS encoding helix-turn-helix domain-containing protein, translated to MIGDRVKKLRLEKKMSLSELAEQAGVAKSYLSSLERNLQRNPSIQFLEKISSVLNVPVEHLINEQINKEELDSDWMNIVKEAMDSGVSKDQFRDFIEFNKWRIGQNNNE
- the map gene encoding type I methionyl aminopeptidase; this translates as MIVLKSQREIDAMKKAGEILASCHKEIAKMIKPGVTTWEIDQFVDEFLEKHKATPQQKGYKGYKYATCASINDEICHGFPRKEPLNEGDIVTIDMVVNYNGGLADSAWSYAVGKVSKETKHLLNVTKEALYKGIAAAVPGNRIGDIGHAIQTYVEGEGFSVVRDFIGHGIGAVIHEKPDVPHYGLPGKGPRIKEGMVFTIEPMVNVGMYQTKMDTNGWTARTIDGKFSAQYEHTIAITKDGPIILTEQDK